Below is a window of Polyangiaceae bacterium DNA.
GCGTTCAACAAGAACGTCCTCCGCCGCATCAACCGCGAGCTCGACGCCGATTTCCAGCTCGAACGGTTCCGTCACGTCGCGCTGTGGAACGAAGCCGCCTCGCGCATCGAGATGCACCTGGAGAGCCAGCTCGAGCAGGAGGTCCGCATCGACGGGCTGGGGATGACCGTGCGCTTCGCCCAGGGAGAGCGCATCCACACCGAGTCCAGCATCAAGTACGACACACCTAGGGTGGACACCTTGTTCCAGCGCTCGGGCTTCGCCCGCGAGAAGACCTTCAGCGACGACGCGAGCCTGTTCTCGGTTCACCTGGCTCGCGCCCAGCCGCTCTGACCCCTCACTCCTCGCCCGGCTCGTCGTCCTCGAACGCCGGCTTGCGCTTCATCGGGGCGATCTTCCCGCTCTCCTTGGCGGTCCGGAGCTCGTCCTTGGTCACCTTGCCGTCCTTGTCGGCGTCCGCTACCGCGATGTGGGCCCAGCGCTCGGCGCCGACCTCGTCCGCGCTCAGCGCGCCGTCCTGGTTCTGGTCCATCTGGAACATGCGCCCGCCTTTGCCGCCCATGCCGCGTTTTCCGCCCTTCCCCGGTCCGGGGCCGAATCCACCCTTGCCGAAGAAGCCGGGCTTGGCCGAACTGAGCGCCTTGTCGATCTCGGCCGGCGTGACCTTGCCGTCCTTGTTCTCGTCGGCCTGACCCAGCCGGCGCCAGCGGCGGTCGCCGACTTCGCTCTCGGTGAGGGCGCCGTCCTTGTCGGTGTCCAGGCGCGCGAAGTGCTCCTTCTTCATCGCTTCGGCGTGCGCGCTGAGCTCTTCGCCGCTCAGCTTCCCGTCCTGATTCGCGTCCGCCTTGGCGAGCCAGCGCTGCAAGCGCCCGGGCAGCTCGCTCACCTCGAGCACGCCGTCCTTGTTGGCGTCGAAGCGTTCGATGAACTTCGCCGCATCCGGGCCCGCCTTCTGGACCGCCTTGGTGTCGTTCTGGGCCGCCGCGGCGGCGCCCTGGGACGTCTCGGGCTTGGTCTGATCGGGTGAGCCGGAGCAGGCGGTCAGGGCCAGCGCTGCGAGCAAAGTGAAGCGGATCGTGGAGGATTTCATCTGAGGCGGGTCTCCTGTCCTCCCGTCAGACGGGCGCCTGGGCGTGGACCCTACAGCGCCGTGCGATTTTCATCGTCCCTCGAGCTGGGTGAGCCGTCGATCCAACCACTTGGCCAGATCCTCGGCGCCCTCTCGCCGGTAGAGATCGCGGAGCTTCGCGTAGCGTGCCTCGGGGTCGAAGCCGATGTTCCAGGCGAGCTTGCGCAGGCACACCGGGCACAGCTCGCCGAACTGGCCGTTGAGCTCCTCCAGCGAGTTGGAACCGTTCATCACACACTCGTAGTCCGTGCAGTGCTCGAGCGAGAAGGCGTGAGCGGTCTCGTGCACCAGGATCTGCGCGCTCTTCTCGAAGGTGCGGGCCTCGCGCCCGGGTCTCTCCGGCTCACCCCAAAACTCCGGGAAGAAGCGCGCCAGCGAGTAGACGCCGACGCGCTGTTCCAGCGTGGCCTGCCCGAACACGAAGTTCCAGGTCGGATCCGGGTACAGGTCCTCGACCGTGACGCCGACGTAGACGACGGCGTTCTTCGGCACCCGCGGCTCGAGGACCTCGTCGAGCAGCACGCGAGTGTAGTGCTGCGTCCAGCTGCGGGTGCCCTCGGTCTTCGTGCGCTGTCCCTTCTTGGGCAGCGGCAACGCCGCGCGCAGCTCGACGGGCAAGCCGAAGAACGCGGCCATCACCTCGCGCATCTTGCCGAGCAGAGCGCTCTGCCTGGCGTCGAACTTGCCCAGCGGTTGCAGCACCAGCGCGTTCCGTTCCGCGCTGGGGCGGACGGGGCGGCTCGACTGGTAGCGCAAGAAGCTCTGACCGGGCTCCTTGAAACGGTCGAGCCACTCGCCCGGGCGCGCGGGCCTCTTCTTCTCGAACAGCGCGTCGTCCGCCGGGAAGTACAGGCGCTCGAACGCCGACGGTCCGCTCGGCGAAGGAGCAGGGGTCGCGCTGGGACCGGGCTCGGTCTGGCGCGGCCGCTCGGGGCCGGCGCAGGCCGCCGCGACCAGGGCGATGATCCAGGGCGCGCGCATGGGGTCATGGACAAGCGTAGCCGACGCCGGTTCCCCACGGATCCCTTCACGGAACGAGCGGGCCAGAGGGGAGCGAGCAGCGAAGCAGCGCCGCGACCAAGACCAGGGCGGTGAACCGCACCTCGTACTTCGGAGCCGGGCCGCGCGCGCGTGGCTCGCCCATGAGGCGCCCGGGGTTGACAGCCTTCTGAGCCTCGCTATTATTTGGTTGGTCAACCAACTTACAATGGCCCGCCCCTCGAACACCGCCGAGAGAAAGAGCCAGATCGTCGCATCGCTGATCCGCGTGATGGCCCGGACGGGCTACGACGGCGCCTCCGTCGCGCAGGTGGCGGCGGAGGCAGGCCTCGCCCCCGGGCTGGTCCACTACCACTTCGAGAACAAGCGCGAGATCCTGCTCGCAGCCATCGACGAGCTCGAGCGTCGGGTCGGCGCGCGCTGGTTGGCCCGCCGCGGCAAGTCGAGAGACGCGTGGGGGCGGCTCCGCTCGTACCTCGACGCGCACGTGGCCCTGGGCCGCGACCGAGATCCGGACGCCGTCGCCTGCTGGGTGGTCATCGGCGCCGAGGCCGTGCGCGACGCCGAGGTGCGGGCCGCGTACGAGCGAGCGGTCAGCTCCAAGCTCGCGGAGCTCGGGGGTCTGGTGCGCGAGACGCTGCTCGAAGAGGGCCGCGATCCCCGGGCTGCTCCGTCGATCGCGGCTGCGCTGCTCTCCGCCGTCGAGGGCGCGTACCGGCTTTCGGTCGTGGCGCAGGCCACGCCCAGCGGGTTCGCGTCGCCGATGCTGCGTCGGATCGCTGAGAGCTTGGTGGCCGGTGCGAAGAAGGGGCCCCGCCGATGAGCGCGGGGAGCACACTCGCCAAGCTCGGCCTCCTGGCGTCGCTCTACTTCTCCCAGGGCCT
It encodes the following:
- a CDS encoding TetR family transcriptional regulator, with the protein product MARPSNTAERKSQIVASLIRVMARTGYDGASVAQVAAEAGLAPGLVHYHFENKREILLAAIDELERRVGARWLARRGKSRDAWGRLRSYLDAHVALGRDRDPDAVACWVVIGAEAVRDAEVRAAYERAVSSKLAELGGLVRETLLEEGRDPRAAPSIAAALLSAVEGAYRLSVVAQATPSGFASPMLRRIAESLVAGAKKGPRR